In Juglans microcarpa x Juglans regia isolate MS1-56 chromosome 8D, Jm3101_v1.0, whole genome shotgun sequence, the following are encoded in one genomic region:
- the LOC121243492 gene encoding uncharacterized protein LOC121243492 — MGSLMAGWGSRVQDPKSVAYKRNRSSTRGEIDAYWRAKKKAEEEHLRDICIPLSDSIQEIKFEESGKKLERSKSVPVANTKQQGFMDMETEKSLEKLIMKKAWWTRSNWAFLNEPPASEAASNSYTSQFHIASSSKSNAGDGD; from the exons atggGTTCTCTAATGGCAGGTTGGGGCTCTCGAGTCCAAGATCCAAAGTCAG TGGCATACAAAAGGAATCGGTCATCTACTAGAGGAGAGATTGATGCTTACTGGAGAGCAAAGAAGAAAGCTGAGGAAGAACATCTCAGAGACATTTGTATTCCCTTATCTGATAGCATTCAG GAAATCAAGTTTGAGGAATCTGGGAAAAAGTTGGAGAGGTCGAAATCCGTGCCTGTGGCCAACACAAAACAGCAGGGTTTCATGGACATGGAAACTGAAAAAAGCCTGGAAAAACTGATTATGAAAAAGGCGTG GTGGACTAGAAGCAACTGGGCATTTCTGAACGAGCCACCAGCTTCTGAGGCTGCTTCTAACAGTTACACTTCGCAGTTCCACATTGCTAGCTCCTCGAAATCAAACGCCGGTGATGGGGATTAG